Within Oreochromis niloticus isolate F11D_XX linkage group LG2, O_niloticus_UMD_NMBU, whole genome shotgun sequence, the genomic segment TATAGGCAGGTGTATAGCGTTGCTTTCTAGACTCTCGGCTCTTTCTTGTCCTTTTTCAGAGTCCGCACAGTTTAAATGGTCGAAGATGATCgaaatgaaaaaagaagtaaatgaataaatagaGCTGCAACTGCGCGTGGCTTCGTACAACCCTCGTAAGCTACAGGCCAAAAgtaaaagaaagcaaaacagTCCTCAAAGAGTCATGTGGAGTGGGTGTACAGCTGGAATGAGGGCCTAAGGCtgcaaatgcacaaaaaaattaaaaattaaaaaattacagATCTTCTACGTTACAAAGTAAATGACTGTAAATATGAGGAGAGCTAAAGCGTTCGAAAAGCCCGAGGGGGAAGAGTGAGGTGGAGTGTAAAAAATGGCCTCTGGTGCTGGTACAAATCAATTAAGAACagtaacattattattattattattattatcatcgtTATTattgttggtgttgttgttattattactgGTTCCACGCCGCTGATCGTGGGTACAACGGGAGCACGGCGTGTGTGAGAAAAGCCAcgaaaacaacaataaaaacaaaaccatcaGTCCCATCTTATCGTTATTACCGAGCTGATGTTAAAAacggtgacacacacacacgcacacgcatacacacacacacacaaaccaaaggCGCTGGCAGGTTATTAGGCACATTTTTTGTATGTATATCCGTGatggagagaaaacaaaaaaaaagtggcgGGCTctcccaaaaaagaaaaaagaaaaagaaaggtgaTCTGGAATGTGATGTTTGATATGCCGCTATAGGATAATGCCCTCGTGGCAGGAAAAACAATGACGAAGGCTGAACAGGTATCTCTGTTATTGTTTCAGTGCTGGAGGCATCCGGGCGAGTCTGTACCGGGACAGGTGCGGAGGGCTACAAGGTGCCACCACGCGTCCGAGCGCTCGAGAGTCCGTACCGGGTGGAGGTGTGTGTCGGAGGGGGTGGGGTGAGGTGGGGGGGATTCCTCCAGGTGCTTCGGTCAGAGATCATGGCACGAGGAGGCGTCTCCCGCGCTCCCGCTGTGAGAATAGGGTCCCTCGTGGGGCGGCTGCTCTCCGGGCGGCGTCATGCGTTTCTCCTTCTGCCTCCGGTTGCAGAACCACACGCGCACCACCTCCTTTTCCAGCTGCAGCGAGTCCGCCAGCGACGAGATCTCCTGCGCGGAAGGTTTGGGACACTTGAGAAAGTGCGTCTCGAGAACTCCCTTCACGCTCACTTCGATGGAcgtcctcttcttcctctttctcccctGAGCTGCTATCTTGTCTATACTGCTCGCGCTGCCCGTGGACGAGTCCGCCTCCTCCAGCCACTTGTTCAGCAGCGGCTTTAGTTTGCACATGTTTTTAAAGCTCAGCTGCAAAGCCTCGAACCTGCAGATAGTAGTTTGGGAAAAGACGTTACCGTACAGCGTGCCCAGAGCCAAACCCACGTCCGCCTGCGTAAAGCCCAGTTTGATTCTCCTCTGTTTGAACTGCTTGGCAAAGTGCTCCAGCTCGTCCGAAGTCGGCGTCTCCTCGTCGGAGTGGTCGTGGCAGTGGTGTCCACCGAGGTCGCTGTGCTCGGGGCTAAGTGTGTCCCTGAGGCCCGGGTGCATGCCTTGGCCTTGCGGGTTGGGTGGAGGTGTGAGCCCCCCGTGGTCCAGCATGCCGTTGACAGTGAAGCCCGTCTGGGAGTAGATGTTGATCTGCTGCCCGCTGGTGATCGAGGAGTTGTGGGACACCGGGGTCCCCCAGGCTCCcgggtggttgccatggttgtTGTGATGAGGAGAGTGATGCGCTACGTGCGGAGAGCGGTGATGGATGATGCCGAGCTGGAGGTCCTCTCGGCCCGGTTTCACGTCCTGCTGCTCCATGGAGGCCGACCAGGGGCTCCCCTCCGACAGGTTGCTTGCCCACTGGTGCCCGAGGGAGTGCCCGTTCTGGACGCTTTGCAGGTAGTCACTCTGGAGCAGTTTCTGATGTCCTCTGTAGGGGCTAGCAGGCTGCATGGCCTGGCTCTCCGGGTGGATCATGGGACTGGAACTGAGCAGGGTGTAGGGGCTAGAGGCAGCTGTGGCCATGCTGGCTGCTCAACCCCACTAATGCTACTGAAGGGAGGGAGCAGCTCAGCCTCTGACATCTCCCTCTCTCCGGAGGCTCAGCAGCAGCCTGGGAGTGACTGACAGCCTCCACCACCACTCACAGTCCGACCGAGACGCGGTGACGACACGTCTCCGCCAATGACGGCGCACACCCGAAACCTCCGCCTCCGGCAGCAGAGCTGCGGGTAGGAAAGGTTTACAGGCTGTCGAACCGGAAGTGTGTCGGAGTGCTGGTCCAGTGGGTCTGGCTGTGGAATGATGTGAGCGTGGAGCGCAGTTCCTGTTTATTAATTAAAGTTTCCAACTGATTTACGCACGAGTTTATTGCTTCTCCTGTCACCCTTGAGCGCGCGCGAAGAAGGAGATTAAAGCGCAATGGCATTTCTTAGACGTGCCAACACTTAATTTAAAAGGATACAATTAAACTAAGAGCAGTTCTCACTGCTAATTATTAACTTAGAGAATATTTCCTCAGGTGTTTGTAGAATGACACGTCTGGAGAGAGTGTTTCACGCAAAATTGCTTTACGCACGGGCCATCCATAATCCCGAGCTATTTTGCTTGTGAAAATATAACACACATGTTTGACTTTACTCTTGTCGTCTTTCTCTCCAAAACTGTAATTTTTATAAAACACATAGggatataaaattatatttctcCAACAGCCCAAAATCCACATCTGCTCACCTGACACATTTTCCCAGAAGGAAAACGTCTCCATGTTACACAGGTTCAAAGAGATAAACGCGAGCACAGCCAGTAGACACTTATCACTCCCAGTATTTAAGAATCTCATCAGGTCTTCTcagaggtggaaaaaaaaaagatctgcaaATCAGCGAGCTAACTTAGCGGCGTAATTATATTTGCCATTAGAAGACTGCGTCGCAATCTCCTTATTGGTCTGAAATTCCATTAAATATATTGCTCGAGCTCCCAGGTTAAGCttgatttaaatttgcatacattttcatacatttagaagaaataaaagaaggCTGCAGCCACCAGAAAGTCATTAAAGAGCGCCGAGTATAGCCGAGCTACACGCTGCTGGTggaagacagaggaggaggccGGAGCAAGGTGAGCTGACCGCGGGGTATAGAACTCCGGACAGGGACGCGCTGGAGGGCGAACAGGCCCTCGGTAAccggggtggggtggggggtgacaGACAGGGGCAGTTAGCTGTGAGGATGGCAGGATGTTTGCGCTCTTAACTCTTACATGGTGCAGTAGATTCGCCTGTGGATGGAAGGATAATTAATCAGATACGTTTTGTCGTGTCTTTATTCTCATTCTGCTGTGGCCTTACGTGTAAATTCCTTATGTGTCTGCGTCTGTGGAAGTTGGCTGAAAGTGGCTGAATATTTGATGTGAATGGCAGTGTTGTTCCAGTGGCCTAGTTTGCTGAATTGGGTTGCTTCGTTTGGAGCTGTTATGGGACTGGAGGTGGGGGGGagagaattaaatgcaaaatatAAAGTTATTGCGCAGCGTTAGCAGCGGCTTTCAATAGCAGACTCCCGCAGTTTCATACGTGTCATATTAAATGACACGCACTGTGAATTGATTTTGGAGGATGGGGGTCTCCatttcaaaagaaataaaagaggatcttccaggaagaaaaaaaaacccaattaattaattacatgtaagACGAAAAATTTGTACAAAATTTGAGATTTTAAATTTAGATTTACTCGAACtaaatttgaatttaaaaaccaattttttttcctttctttttaattttcggGTCTTTACAAAGATAAAGTCTGCGGGGTTTTTGTGAAGCATAAAGCAGACAGGAGAGGGACTTTGAGAGGGGGCTGTATTGCTCTCGATAGTCTAAGTTTCTAAGTGTAACAGATGCTTCTCTAGAAACTGCTCCTTGTGCCGATTCCTTTTATTCGCGTCAACATTTTTCTGCCGTCGAGCGCGTTTCCATAGCGAGGCGAATAAAAGGCAAATCCCCGCTCCGCGCCTCCAATAAAGAGCCCATTCACAGATAACCCGAGCCAGCCCTGCTACACTTACACCACGCACTAACACTGCAGACTCTCTCTTAAACCAGTGCGCACTAGTGCTAAATAACTCCAACTAACTGACttatcatttctttattttatttttattttatgtgtgtgtgtgttagtgttgCTTCGTGGTCGTTCAGTGCGTTTGTTCAGCGGCTTGTTTGTGTTTGCCTGGCGGCTGTAAGCGAGTCTTAACCAGTGATTATCTTCTGACTCGGGCTGTTTACTGTATAAGCAGAGAAGGAAATAAATAGATTTGTTTCACGACTTCATTTAGGcagactaaaataaaattataaggtaaacaagaaaacaaaaatggatTCAGTTTtcagaaacaaaggaaaagaagaGCAGTGCCCTTCCTTCCTCGTGTGGCACGCGTGGCCCTGTAAATAAATGCTTCTATTTACacgaaaaaaaaaggaaacagattCACTCAAAACTGAATGCGAGTAGAGTGTCATATCCACCATCATGTTTATTAAGGTCTCTAATAAATGCGTATTGATTGCAAGTTTGAAACATGTACTCGCGAGCGTTTGTAAAACTCCAACATTTGTGTTCAGCACTGCATTAATATCTCATGTGAGGTCACTTTAATTATATATATGCCGCAgaacagagcagagagagacaaCATGACAGATTTCCTTTGGAGAGTCTGAGTCTCGGCTCTATGATGTTTCTAACTTTAAGagctttgttacattttttcctCTTATTATAATTATCAAGTGCTTCAGTTTTGTTGTTATAGTTAGGAAGCTTTCcccaaaaaatattattaaaaaatgacaGTGGAGTTACGTTTCATATGCAAGGTTAGACCTGCAGCTGATAGTCGTTGAgtattttatattgttttattttattttaatttgttttgggggttttgccTCCATCTTGGCCGTTCAGGTCACAACATTAATGCTGTAGCTTTTCTATAAATCAGACTCAGTCTGCTGTGGAGACAGCTCTGGGCCTCGGGGCGGGACGTGTCACTTGGTGTCGTGACCTTTGCAAACTTTCCCCACGAAGCTTAAATCTCTGCTCCTCGGTGTTAGAAGCGTGTATGACATAAACGTTATTTCCCGGCTTGTTTCCTTGTTCAAAATAATAAGTGGGATAAAACAACATGTTTAATTTGTATTTATGAGgttgttttagtttatttttcataagcacattttaaaattattattattattataattattattgttgtagTTTCTTTGGTTTGGCTTCTTTTAAAGGAATCCAGATCCATCCATGTCACCTCTGAGTCTAAACTTGTGCTTGTGCTCTCATCCCTGACACCCGCCGCGCACACTTTACAAGCTCCCGGACAGTAAAATCGATATCCCCATTAACCCGTGACATCGCTAATAAAGGACACTGACACCGTGTTTGGACTggaggggagtgtgtgtgtttgtgaggggGGTCTTTTACAGAAACACACCCGAAACTAATCTCGCATCATTTCGGTGACAACTCCACTCAAAAACgtcttttaaaaattatttatcaGCTTTTTAAAGCGCTGGTTTTGACACGGAGCTGTCAGTCACAGACTCCACTGTtgcctctctctgtgtttgtgtccagtagaggttacacacacacacacacacacacacacacacacacacacacatcggaCACGCCAGTGAGTGAGTGTAGCCGACGTGGAGCTAAAACTCATCCCCATGAGAGCACGCCGGTGTAAATGTACATTCATAATGCATGAGGCCCGGTGCGTTTGTTTGGTCTGCACTGTTCAAGGGGCAGTttgtctcactgtgtgtgtgtgtgtgtgtgtgtgtgtgtgtgggtgggtgggtgggtgggtgagaGAGTCAGACATCTGTGCATCATGGCATAGAGAAGGTCTTCAACAGGTTTAGAATGAAGTCTGTCGAGACTTTTGTGGAAGAAAATGTATCTGAAGGTTATCCCATTTTCAGATTTTCCACCGGAAAAAGTCCATTATGTTATTTATGGGGTGGGGGATAGATAACGTCTAACATGGGCACTGGCAATCAGAGCTTTAGCACTGCAGCAACACAAAACGTGTCATTCATTAAAAACTAATTTTTAcaaaattttactttt encodes:
- the LOC100692750 gene encoding POU domain, class 3, transcription factor 4, whose product is MATAASSPYTLLSSSPMIHPESQAMQPASPYRGHQKLLQSDYLQSVQNGHSLGHQWASNLSEGSPWSASMEQQDVKPGREDLQLGIIHHRSPHVAHHSPHHNNHGNHPGAWGTPVSHNSSITSGQQINIYSQTGFTVNGMLDHGGLTPPPNPQGQGMHPGLRDTLSPEHSDLGGHHCHDHSDEETPTSDELEHFAKQFKQRRIKLGFTQADVGLALGTLYGNVFSQTTICRFEALQLSFKNMCKLKPLLNKWLEEADSSTGSASSIDKIAAQGRKRKKRTSIEVSVKGVLETHFLKCPKPSAQEISSLADSLQLEKEVVRVWFCNRRQKEKRMTPPGEQPPHEGPYSHSGSAGDASSCHDL